Part of the Cloacibacterium caeni genome is shown below.
TGAGATTCTATCATCGCTCCTTCGTAACCTACGTTAAATGCTTCCTGAGTAACATCTGAAAGTAAATCTCTTCTACCACAAATGTGAGAAGGGTCTACAAACATCGGGATATTCGGAAATTGGTGTTTAAAATCTAATGCGATTTGCCAATTGGGTAAATTTCTATATTTTGTTTTTTGATAAGATGAAAATCCTCTATGAATAACACCTAAGTTTTTCACATCTTGACCTAAAAGTCTTTCTAAAGCACCAATCCAAAGTGCTAAATCTGGGTTTACAGGATTTTTCACCAAAACAGGTTTATTGGTTCCCTTTAATGCCACTGCAATTTCTTGAACGGTAAATGGATTTACGGTAGAACGCGCCCCAATCCAAAGAATATCTACATCTGCTTCTAGCGCTGCATAAACGTGATGCGCATTGGCAACTTCAGTTGCTGTTTTGAAGCCAAACTCGTCTTTTACTTTTTTTAGCCAATTAAGACCGATAACTCCTACTCCTTCGAAACCATTTGGTTTGGTTCTTGGCTTCCAAATTCCTGCTCTAAAAACGGGAACTTCTGCACCACTTTCTTTCAATCTTTGTGCAGTTTCCATCATCTGTGCTTCTGATTCTGCACTACAAGGTCCTGCTATAATTAATGGTTTCGGGAACTCATTAATCCAATCGTTTTGTAAATCTTTTAAATTCATACTTCGTGATTCTTACAACTTTTATAAAATACAGAACACGCAATAAGCGTGTTCAATTATGTACTTTTTTGAAATATTTTTCAAATATAGAAAATTACGACTATTTGTTTTTATTTTTTTTCAATATTTTCTTGATTTAGAACCTTTTCGATGTATTTTTCTTTCAGAACATCATAAAAAGCTCTCTTGGTTACAAAATTACAAACCAAAGAAGCGAGAACGGCTCCTAATAAAAGAAAAAAGATGATACTATGTCTGTCTGTCATTTCAAATATAATAATTGCGGAGGTAAATGGCGCTCTGGTAACTCCTGTAAGAAAAGCAGTCATCCCAATTAAAATCAATAAATTAGCATTATCTCCTGATAATTGTAGCAACTGAGCAATTAACGCTCCAAAACTTGCTCCAGAACTTAATGAAGGGGCAAAAACACCTCCTGCTCCACCAAAACTGAAAGTAGCAATTAAACCATTCATTCTCAAAAAAGGCAAATACCATTCTACCGATTTATCTGAGGTGAAAAGCAGTCTTTCCATTAATTCTTTACCAGAACCCATAACTTCGGTTCCGAAAAAATAGATGAAAGTTGCCACAAAAAATCCACAGAAAAAAACGATAAAAACTTGTTGATAATTTTTCTTAAATTTCTCAAAAAAACTCATCAATGCAATGATAATGCTACACATTTTACTTCCAAAATACCCAGCGACAATAGCCGTAATAAAAATCCCTACAAAAACCAGCCAACCAGAGTAATTGGTTTTAGGATAACCTAGGTACAAGTAACTGCCACCAAAACCTTGCGCAGTGAGACCAGCGATGATAACTGCTACAAAAAGTGGAGATTTAATATACTTAATATGAGTTTTGGCTAATTCTTCAATCGCAAAAATAATTCCTCCAAGTGGCGTGTTAAAAGCTGCGGCTAAACCAGAAGCTGCTCCCGCAATCATTACATTTTTTTCGGAAATCGGCACCCACCATTTTGGCAATCTTTTATGAATTTCCACAAAAATAGAACCCGCAATTTGAATGGTTGGACCTTCTCTTCCTGCAATTCCACCACCAAAAACTTTTACGGCACTTGCTAAAATTTTGATAATGATTATTCTCAAACTCAGAAATCTTTTAACGAGATGATGTGTATTTGGTTTTGACAATTCTACTGAAGCCATGACTTGCGGAATTCCGCTTCCTGCAGAATATTTGGCAAAAGTTCTTACCAAAAACCAAGAAATGAAAAAACTCAAAGGCGTGATGATGAAAATATATAATTTATTTTGATGAAAAATTTCGTGAGACCATTTTTCTGAAAAGGTGAATATTTTACTGTACAAAAAAGCCACAAAACCAGTGATGAATGAAGCCAATAAAAAAGGTAAAAACTGTAAAAATTGCTTTTTGAGAGTAGAATTGGCATAAGTGGTTCTTTGGTATACATTTTTAAAATAAGAAATTAGATTTCTTACAATAAAATTTTTCCTAATAGGAACCAGTAATCTTTTGTAATGAAAATTCATTAAATATTTTTTTACATGATTTGAAGCTTTAAAATTTATTTATAAACTTCTACATTTGATTTATTGAGTCTTTTCTCAATCCAGTTTTTCAGTTTTATTTGGTCTTCATCTGTAAGATTTTCTGATGCTTGATAAATAAGTACAGGTTTTTCAACCAATGAATCACCTTGTGCAAAACTGAGTTCAGAAACATTTATCGCATTAATATTTGGAAACAAAACTTGAGCTTCTTTAAGCAACTGCATGTTATTTTCTAAAGATGAAGTTTGATTTTTTAAAGCTAATAATTCTTTATCTCTTTCAGAATTTTTATTGATTTCATTAAGAATATCGTCTTTTAAAACTTCTAAATTTTGATAATTATTCGCTTTAATAATAAGTTCGGTATTATTTAGACCAATTTCTGAAAGACTTTGGTTCATTTTTTTTATTTCATCTTGAGTAAAATTTCTCTTTAAGAAAGCCAATTCTATTTTTCGAGGATTGCTTAAAAAATTTATTTTTTTGTAAACCAAAGTATTTCCTTTTTCTATAAATTCTTTTTCAATAAACTGGTCTGCTTTAATCCTAAATTCCTGTTCTTTATATAATGAATAGGCAAAATAAATACTTGGCAAAAGAACCAGTAAAGAAAGTAGAGTTATCAAATTTTGCACTCTTTTTCTCTCCTTTAAATCTACAAATTTAACCGATGGATATTTTAGAAATTTAACAATCAAAAATGTAGAAATCCCTATAAAAACACAATTAATTGTATAAAGAAATAATGCTCCAAAAAAGAACTTAAAATTACCTGTTGCCAAACCAAAACCTGCTGTACATAATGGTGGCATAAGAGCTGTAGCAATGGCAACCCCAGGAATAGGATTTCCTTTTTCCACTCTAGTTATTGCAATAACACCAGCTAAACCACCAAAAAAAGCAATAAGCACGTCATAAATATTGGGAGATGTTCTTGCTAATAATTCTGATTGAGCTTCTTTGAAAGGACTAATATAAAAATAGATGGTAGAAACTAATAAACTCGCAATGGTAGCAATAAACAAGTTTTTTAATGATTTTTTTAGTAATTCAAAATCAAAAACACCAAGTGCAAAACCAGCGCCTACAATAGGTCCCATCAAAGGAGAAATAAGCATGGCTCCAATTACCACTGCTGTAGAATTTACATTAAGACCTACAGATGCTACAAGAATAGCAGCCATTAGAATCCATAAATTAGAACCAGAAAAAGAAATATTATCTTTTACGTTTTCTAAAACTTTTTGTTTGTTTTCTTCTCCTTTGTGTAAATCTAATAGTCTAAACATGATATGGAATTTTTAACTTAAATCTAACTTCATCAATTCATCTAAATCTTTTAAAACAGGATTAATTTCTACATATTTTTGGAAAATATCTCTTTTCGTTTCTTGTTTTTTGATGAGTTTTTTGTCTTCTCGGTAAGAAACTTCTATTTTGTAGTTATTGACTTTTCTCTTGAAATGATTAAAAAATTGCGCTTGAACTTTCTCAAACTCAGTTTTTACCAAATCCGAAGGATATAAAATCTCCACTACATTTTCTTCCTTTTTATGAAGTTTTGCTGTATTTACGGCAAAATAGGTGACTTGGTCTTTTATAAATAAATCATTTAGAAAAAATTGCCATTCTGTTTGTAAATCTTTCTCGGTGAAGTGATGATCTGGTAAATCTTCTTCTTTTTTCTGAGG
Proteins encoded:
- a CDS encoding chorismate mutase, whose protein sequence is MNLKDLQNDWINEFPKPLIIAGPCSAESEAQMMETAQRLKESGAEVPVFRAGIWKPRTKPNGFEGVGVIGLNWLKKVKDEFGFKTATEVANAHHVYAALEADVDILWIGARSTVNPFTVQEIAVALKGTNKPVLVKNPVNPDLALWIGALERLLGQDVKNLGVIHRGFSSYQKTKYRNLPNWQIALDFKHQFPNIPMFVDPSHICGRRDLLSDVTQEAFNVGYEGAMIESHCNPDAAWSDAAQQITPEVLAEMLGNLQIRNSDISGFDEEMGKHRALISDIDFQLIELLSNRMKISEKIGALKKENNIAIFQPDRWKVIAEYASARAEESGMGKDFIEKVFKAIHEESIEVQNNIMIDK
- a CDS encoding TIGR00341 family protein, encoding MFRLLDLHKGEENKQKVLENVKDNISFSGSNLWILMAAILVASVGLNVNSTAVVIGAMLISPLMGPIVGAGFALGVFDFELLKKSLKNLFIATIASLLVSTIYFYISPFKEAQSELLARTSPNIYDVLIAFFGGLAGVIAITRVEKGNPIPGVAIATALMPPLCTAGFGLATGNFKFFFGALFLYTINCVFIGISTFLIVKFLKYPSVKFVDLKERKRVQNLITLLSLLVLLPSIYFAYSLYKEQEFRIKADQFIEKEFIEKGNTLVYKKINFLSNPRKIELAFLKRNFTQDEIKKMNQSLSEIGLNNTELIIKANNYQNLEVLKDDILNEINKNSERDKELLALKNQTSSLENNMQLLKEAQVLFPNINAINVSELSFAQGDSLVEKPVLIYQASENLTDEDQIKLKNWIEKRLNKSNVEVYK
- a CDS encoding chloride channel protein produces the protein MNFHYKRLLVPIRKNFIVRNLISYFKNVYQRTTYANSTLKKQFLQFLPFLLASFITGFVAFLYSKIFTFSEKWSHEIFHQNKLYIFIITPLSFFISWFLVRTFAKYSAGSGIPQVMASVELSKPNTHHLVKRFLSLRIIIIKILASAVKVFGGGIAGREGPTIQIAGSIFVEIHKRLPKWWVPISEKNVMIAGAASGLAAAFNTPLGGIIFAIEELAKTHIKYIKSPLFVAVIIAGLTAQGFGGSYLYLGYPKTNYSGWLVFVGIFITAIVAGYFGSKMCSIIIALMSFFEKFKKNYQQVFIVFFCGFFVATFIYFFGTEVMGSGKELMERLLFTSDKSVEWYLPFLRMNGLIATFSFGGAGGVFAPSLSSGASFGALIAQLLQLSGDNANLLILIGMTAFLTGVTRAPFTSAIIIFEMTDRHSIIFFLLLGAVLASLVCNFVTKRAFYDVLKEKYIEKVLNQENIEKK